From a region of the Lentilactobacillus curieae genome:
- the pstA gene encoding phosphate ABC transporter permease PstA has translation MNPKTSNNVATGIIMALVGIVVLILAGILGYILYAGIPHMSWHFLTSASQSFKAGGGIRDQLFNSLYLLVLTLIISFPIALGSGIYLSEYAADNWFTGIIRTAIEVLSSLPSVVVGLFGYLLFVIQFKMGFSILAGAIALTFFNLPLLTRNIEESLSDVSDLQREAGLSLGLSNWKTITGIVLPAALPGILTGIILSAGRVFGEAAALIYTAGQSSPVVNYGDFNPMSADSFLNPFRPAETLAVHIWKVNTEAVTPDALSISAGSSAVLIIVILLFNLLARWAGKRLYNKMTATK, from the coding sequence ATGAATCCTAAAACTAGTAATAACGTAGCGACTGGAATCATTATGGCCTTGGTTGGGATTGTGGTGCTGATACTGGCCGGAATTCTTGGCTATATTCTATATGCAGGAATACCACACATGTCATGGCACTTTTTGACCTCTGCCTCTCAGTCCTTTAAAGCTGGCGGTGGAATCCGTGATCAATTATTTAATTCACTTTACCTGTTGGTTCTCACTTTGATAATTTCGTTTCCGATTGCTTTGGGATCGGGAATTTATCTTTCTGAATACGCAGCTGATAATTGGTTTACCGGAATTATTCGAACCGCAATTGAAGTTCTAAGCTCATTGCCTTCAGTAGTTGTTGGATTGTTTGGCTACCTGCTATTTGTTATTCAATTTAAAATGGGGTTTTCGATTTTAGCCGGGGCCATTGCCCTTACGTTTTTTAACCTACCGCTACTTACAAGAAATATTGAAGAATCCCTCTCTGACGTTTCCGATTTACAGCGTGAGGCTGGGTTATCGCTCGGGTTATCAAATTGGAAAACCATCACCGGAATTGTGCTACCTGCTGCATTGCCCGGTATTCTAACTGGAATCATTTTAAGTGCTGGACGGGTATTTGGGGAAGCGGCTGCTTTGATTTATACCGCGGGACAAAGTTCTCCCGTGGTCAACTATGGCGACTTCAATCCAATGTCAGCAGATAGTTTTCTGAATCCGTTCAGGCCAGCGGAAACTTTAGCGGTTCACATCTGGAAGGTTAATACAGAAGCAGTTACCCCTGACGCACTTTCCATTTCTGCAGGTTCTTCAGCGGTTTTAATCATCGTAATCCTGTTGTTTAACCTATTAGCTCGGTGGGCAGGTAAACGACTCTATAACAAAATGACGGCAACGAAGTAG
- the pstB gene encoding phosphate ABC transporter ATP-binding protein PstB, giving the protein MKSMKQYDFEDTHIIKLNRELAMETENLQVFYGKNHAMHDASLQFARHRITALIGASGSGKSTYLRCLNRMNDRVANVEGAIMYRDTDINNKGVNVYEVRKHISMVFQRPNPFAKSIRDNITFALKKNGIKDKQVLNQRVEESLRAAALWDEVKDDLDKSALALSGGQAQRLCIARCVAMKPDVLLLDEPASALDPISTAKIEETLQKLREDYSIIIVTHNMQQASRIADYTAFFHMGHVLEFDKTSTLFTTPQVKATEDYISGNFG; this is encoded by the coding sequence GTGAAAAGTATGAAACAGTATGACTTTGAAGATACTCACATTATTAAATTGAATCGCGAACTTGCAATGGAAACCGAAAACCTGCAAGTGTTCTACGGCAAAAATCACGCAATGCATGATGCCAGCTTGCAATTTGCAAGGCATCGAATCACAGCTTTGATTGGCGCATCTGGATCTGGAAAGTCCACTTATCTTCGTTGTTTAAACCGAATGAATGATCGGGTAGCCAACGTGGAAGGTGCAATAATGTACCGAGATACCGATATTAATAACAAGGGCGTGAATGTTTACGAAGTTCGTAAACATATTAGTATGGTATTTCAAAGACCCAATCCCTTTGCTAAATCAATTCGTGATAACATTACCTTTGCCTTGAAAAAGAATGGGATCAAAGACAAACAAGTTCTTAACCAAAGAGTTGAGGAAAGTCTCCGAGCTGCTGCTCTGTGGGATGAAGTCAAAGATGACTTGGACAAGAGTGCGTTAGCTCTATCCGGTGGCCAGGCGCAAAGACTATGCATCGCTAGGTGCGTTGCAATGAAACCAGATGTCTTGCTTTTAGATGAACCTGCAAGTGCCTTAGACCCAATTTCAACAGCCAAGATTGAGGAAACGTTGCAAAAACTTCGTGAAGATTATTCGATTATCATTGTGACTCACAATATGCAGCAGGCTTCGAGAATTGCTGATTACACGGCGTTTTTCCACATGGGTCATGTGCTTGAATTTGATAAAACTAGCACGCTATTCACAACGCCCCAAGTAAAGGCAACTGAAGACTATATT